The Euphorbia lathyris chromosome 2, ddEupLath1.1, whole genome shotgun sequence genome includes a window with the following:
- the LOC136220126 gene encoding uncharacterized protein isoform X2 encodes MAMETDAAASPQLALSDTDINWDRLDKTRFHVIGALLFTAQQGLLHPTAVVKTRMQVADSGISHMRGRSVFWYILKNDSVRGLFRGFGTSAIGSMPGRVITLTSLEISKDMMLKYSQGIDIPEATRLGFANGVAGMISNLVSCVYFVPLDVVCQRLMVQALPRPSSCNGPFDVIQKVMKTEGFRGLYRGFGLTALTQSPASALWWGVYGAAQHIIWRSLGYREEMEEKPSHMEMVTVQATAGMVAGACSSVITTPVDTVKTRLQVMDNYGGGRPSVMKTARRLIKEDGWWGFYRGIGPRFLNMSLYGTTMIVTYELIKRLSLKQE; translated from the exons ATTGGACAAGACAAGGTTTCATGTAATTGGAGCTTTACTCTTTACTGCACAGCAAGGATTGCTTCATCCAACAGCAGTTGTGAAGACAAGAATGCAAGTAGCTGATTCAGGAATATCTCATATGCGTGGAAGATCTGTGTTCTGGTATATACTAAAAAATGACAGTGTTCGTGGTTTATTTAGAGGTTTTGGGACCTCTGCAATTGGTTCAATGCCTGGAAGAGTAATTACTTTGACATCACTAGAAATATCAAAAGATATGATGTTGAAATATAGTCAAGGGATTGATATACCTGAAGCAACTCGTCTTGGATTTGCAAATGGAGTGGCTGGCATGATATCAAATCTGGTTTCTTGTGTCTACTTTGTGCCATTGGATGTG GTATGCCAAAGGCTAATGGTGCAAGCGCTTCCTAGACCTAGTTCCTGCAATGGGCCATTTGATGTAATCCAGAAAGTGATGAAGACTGAAGGGTTTCGTGGTTTATATAGAGGTTTTGGATTAACAGCTCTAACTCAATCCCCAGCTTCTGCTCTTTGGTGGGGTGTCTATGGTGCTGCACAACACATCATTTGGAG GAGCTTGGGTTACAGAGAGGAAATGGAGGAGAAACCATCTCACATGGAAATGGTGACAGTTCAGGCAACAGCAGGGATGGTGGCTGGTGCTTGTTCCTCAGTTATAACTACACCAGTGGACACTGTCAAGACTCGACTGCAG GTAATGGATAATTATGGTGGTGGAAGACCTTCAGTGATGAAGACAGCAAGAAGACTAATAAAGGAAGATGGATGGTGGGGTTTCTATAGAGGGATTGGACCTCGCTTCTTAAACATGTCACTCTATGGGACTACAATGATTGTTACTTATGAATTGATAA AGAGATTGTCGTTAAAGCAAGAATGA
- the LOC136220126 gene encoding uncharacterized protein isoform X1, protein MAMETDAAASPQLALSDTDINWDRLDKTRFHVIGALLFTAQQGLLHPTAVVKTRMQVADSGISHMRGRSVFWYILKNDSVRGLFRGFGTSAIGSMPGRVITLTSLEISKDMMLKYSQGIDIPEATRLGFANGVAGMISNLVSCVYFVPLDVVCQRLMVQALPRPSSCNGPFDVIQKVMKTEGFRGLYRGFGLTALTQSPASALWWGVYGAAQHIIWRSLGYREEMEEKPSHMEMVTVQATAGMVAGACSSVITTPVDTVKTRLQVMDNYGGGRPSVMKTARRLIKEDGWWGFYRGIGPRFLNMSLYGTTMIVTYELISMFLSQLVPFSIPKAKAKCSIV, encoded by the exons ATTGGACAAGACAAGGTTTCATGTAATTGGAGCTTTACTCTTTACTGCACAGCAAGGATTGCTTCATCCAACAGCAGTTGTGAAGACAAGAATGCAAGTAGCTGATTCAGGAATATCTCATATGCGTGGAAGATCTGTGTTCTGGTATATACTAAAAAATGACAGTGTTCGTGGTTTATTTAGAGGTTTTGGGACCTCTGCAATTGGTTCAATGCCTGGAAGAGTAATTACTTTGACATCACTAGAAATATCAAAAGATATGATGTTGAAATATAGTCAAGGGATTGATATACCTGAAGCAACTCGTCTTGGATTTGCAAATGGAGTGGCTGGCATGATATCAAATCTGGTTTCTTGTGTCTACTTTGTGCCATTGGATGTG GTATGCCAAAGGCTAATGGTGCAAGCGCTTCCTAGACCTAGTTCCTGCAATGGGCCATTTGATGTAATCCAGAAAGTGATGAAGACTGAAGGGTTTCGTGGTTTATATAGAGGTTTTGGATTAACAGCTCTAACTCAATCCCCAGCTTCTGCTCTTTGGTGGGGTGTCTATGGTGCTGCACAACACATCATTTGGAG GAGCTTGGGTTACAGAGAGGAAATGGAGGAGAAACCATCTCACATGGAAATGGTGACAGTTCAGGCAACAGCAGGGATGGTGGCTGGTGCTTGTTCCTCAGTTATAACTACACCAGTGGACACTGTCAAGACTCGACTGCAG GTAATGGATAATTATGGTGGTGGAAGACCTTCAGTGATGAAGACAGCAAGAAGACTAATAAAGGAAGATGGATGGTGGGGTTTCTATAGAGGGATTGGACCTCGCTTCTTAAACATGTCACTCTATGGGACTACAATGATTGTTACTTATGAATTGATAAGTATGTTTCTCTCTCAACTTGTTCCTTTTTCAATCCCAAAAGCTAAAGCCAAATGTTCCATAGTTTAA